A part of Candidatus Electrothrix aestuarii genomic DNA contains:
- a CDS encoding glycosyltransferase: MLLAELAFLYLLVLFCKSQAALRFLRTYPQPKTAVPLEQVAIFQPILSGDPTLEQTLAANIVPLHGATFYWLVDDDDLEAHIIVNNIVDALREQSPEATIIKQSFPAAPEGINPKLFKINQALSSCQQQYCVILDDDTRLPYPTLQGLIVALQDCSLATGLPQYRSNGNFPSALLAAFVNNNASMTYLSTLLFMEPITINGMCYAFQREKFAAWGGFQSVLHHLTDDLAVAGMVLAQGGTIRQIPARQIIQTHLPGMRAYFRQMHRWYVFANILFAQQPLRIKALLTVLHGIPPLLLAALFVGSLFAPSLLHSGIILCTLALRHCIIMQHNEQQKAGDLRSFLLSLLSELLQSLHYLHALLSRRIRWRSRIYTVLASDKFKSV, from the coding sequence ATGCTGCTTGCTGAGCTTGCCTTTCTCTATCTGCTCGTCCTGTTCTGCAAGTCACAGGCTGCACTCCGCTTTCTCAGGACCTATCCTCAGCCAAAAACAGCCGTTCCTCTTGAGCAGGTAGCCATCTTCCAGCCCATCCTCAGCGGTGACCCCACGCTGGAACAGACCCTTGCCGCCAATATAGTTCCCCTGCACGGCGCAACCTTTTACTGGCTTGTTGATGACGATGACCTGGAGGCCCATATCATCGTTAATAACATCGTTGATGCCCTCAGAGAACAATCCCCAGAGGCAACTATTATCAAGCAGAGCTTTCCTGCCGCACCAGAAGGAATAAACCCCAAGCTCTTTAAAATCAATCAGGCCCTTTCCTCCTGCCAGCAGCAATACTGCGTTATCCTGGATGATGACACCAGGCTTCCCTATCCCACCCTACAAGGTCTTATCGTAGCCCTCCAGGATTGCAGCCTGGCAACAGGCTTGCCCCAATACAGATCGAACGGTAACTTCCCTTCCGCCTTACTCGCCGCCTTTGTCAACAACAACGCCTCTATGACCTATCTCTCCACGCTCCTGTTCATGGAACCCATCACCATCAACGGGATGTGCTATGCCTTTCAGCGGGAGAAGTTTGCTGCCTGGGGCGGCTTCCAATCGGTTCTCCATCATCTCACAGATGACCTTGCTGTGGCCGGGATGGTGCTGGCACAGGGAGGAACAATTCGCCAAATCCCTGCTCGACAAATCATCCAGACTCATCTACCCGGCATGCGCGCCTATTTCCGCCAGATGCACCGCTGGTATGTCTTTGCCAATATTCTTTTTGCCCAGCAGCCGTTACGAATCAAAGCCCTGTTAACCGTCTTGCACGGGATACCGCCACTGCTGCTTGCAGCCCTTTTCGTGGGTTCTCTCTTTGCTCCGTCACTGCTCCATAGCGGGATTATTCTCTGCACCCTGGCCCTGCGGCATTGCATCATCATGCAGCATAACGAGCAGCAAAAGGCTGGTGACCTCAGATCGTTCCTTCTCTCCCTCCTCTCAGAACTGCTCCAAAGCCTGCATTACCTCCATGCCCTCTTGTCCCGGCGCATACGCTGGCGGAGCCGCATCTATACAGTCCTTGCCAGCGACAAATTTAAGAGCGTGTAG
- a CDS encoding glycosyltransferase, whose amino-acid sequence MKRGQIDLLAPPFKGHLHPILAMGRLLAPYYDVCVLSSAATQADIEAAGLKAIILESIDDKVLMDIVSPPYVVGNSPLALRKQFSGVLPFLQGLSQELEQIYSTRRPDLMIADFVIPVAGLVADRFNIPWWTSIPPTCVLEGPDGPPAYLGGLQPATSPLGELRNFLGRKLVRVFKRVIFRCYAKEIKGLGLQQVYRKDGSEAIYSSRRILCLSHQGLEFTHNWPPQVSLIGPMLYSPPISSLRPDFLAGKKYILVTLGTHVDTQKDRVCAAVEQVVEKFPDYVFHFTDGHSETQSMRKINEQLYRFSYINYQEHIASYDLVVHHAGTGILYHCLLNGIPSLAYPVDYDQFDYAARLEYHGFSIWLKDINKLDKALATGLASEEMKSRVKEFAGILRDTVDAGELLDLVREHMSSSAVETHDLSGSPRGKI is encoded by the coding sequence ATGAAACGTGGTCAAATAGATCTCCTCGCTCCCCCCTTTAAGGGCCATCTCCATCCCATCCTGGCAATGGGCAGGCTTTTGGCGCCATACTATGATGTCTGCGTGCTTTCCTCCGCAGCAACGCAAGCCGATATAGAAGCGGCCGGACTCAAGGCCATCATCCTGGAATCTATTGATGACAAGGTGCTGATGGACATCGTCAGCCCGCCCTATGTGGTCGGCAACTCGCCCTTGGCCTTACGCAAGCAGTTCAGCGGCGTCCTGCCTTTTCTCCAGGGGCTCTCTCAAGAGCTTGAGCAGATATATTCCACCCGTCGGCCTGATCTCATGATAGCAGATTTCGTCATTCCGGTAGCAGGCCTGGTTGCTGATAGATTTAATATCCCTTGGTGGACAAGCATTCCGCCTACCTGTGTCCTGGAAGGCCCGGATGGACCTCCGGCCTATCTTGGCGGCTTGCAACCCGCAACATCGCCGCTCGGCGAACTGAGAAATTTCCTGGGGAGAAAACTGGTCCGAGTGTTCAAGCGGGTCATCTTTCGCTGCTATGCCAAAGAGATCAAAGGGCTTGGTTTGCAACAGGTCTATCGCAAGGATGGCAGCGAGGCCATCTATTCATCCCGGCGTATTCTCTGCCTAAGTCATCAGGGGCTGGAGTTCACCCACAACTGGCCGCCTCAGGTATCACTCATCGGCCCCATGCTCTACAGTCCGCCGATCAGCTCTTTGCGGCCGGATTTCCTTGCAGGCAAGAAGTATATTCTGGTGACTCTGGGAACTCATGTTGATACACAAAAAGATCGGGTCTGCGCGGCAGTTGAGCAGGTCGTGGAGAAATTCCCTGATTATGTGTTCCATTTTACTGATGGGCATAGCGAAACCCAATCCATGCGCAAGATTAACGAGCAACTTTACCGTTTTTCCTATATTAATTATCAGGAGCATATCGCGTCATACGATCTGGTAGTGCATCATGCGGGAACAGGAATTTTATATCATTGCCTGCTCAATGGAATTCCGTCTCTTGCCTATCCTGTTGATTATGATCAGTTTGATTATGCTGCACGACTGGAGTATCATGGCTTCAGTATTTGGTTGAAAGATATCAACAAGCTGGACAAGGCATTAGCCACGGGATTGGCGTCTGAGGAGATGAAATCCAGGGTTAAAGAGTTTGCTGGGATCTTGCGAGATACGGTCGATGCTGGTGAGCTATTAGATTTGGTGAGGGAGCATATGTCTTCCAGTGCTGTGGAAACGCATGATCTTTCCGGGAGCCCAAGAGGGAAGATATAA
- a CDS encoding phospholipase D family protein produces the protein MKIIFDSEIAEAIEKCSPEYIAVAYIGKDWRQFIPKPSRLKSVIISPTLGTNPRAVTDMVNELGWDKIEFLDELHAKLYLGKSSAVTGSSNLTKNGLSGEGLQELCIATNNDSHLKKFKIFFDKMKVEASSSYPDIKKKKQKLNELYSVWNKAVSHGLAVQDQPVAKFEDFDLLSNDQFYITWYQNADCKHSDELQAIKEFIDDEIHFLPEDNIQKNKWVLMWRITNTDTADKRTNPRWLYIHELFKGGITESNYKYTTAAIQRNDLEKPSEPFELTKDVINALKEAVEKKSNRDYFVQGDLYETKKAQEKLGQLVTDMKNIIGKQTL, from the coding sequence ATGAAAATAATATTTGATTCAGAAATTGCGGAAGCAATTGAGAAATGTTCGCCCGAATATATTGCTGTTGCATATATTGGCAAGGACTGGAGGCAGTTTATCCCTAAACCTTCAAGGTTAAAAAGCGTTATCATCTCGCCGACTCTAGGTACTAATCCAAGAGCAGTGACTGATATGGTCAATGAGTTAGGATGGGACAAAATTGAGTTTCTGGATGAATTGCACGCAAAACTATACTTAGGTAAAAGCAGCGCTGTAACGGGCAGCTCAAACTTAACGAAAAATGGTTTGTCTGGTGAAGGCTTGCAGGAACTCTGCATTGCCACCAATAACGATAGCCATTTAAAAAAATTTAAAATTTTTTTCGATAAGATGAAAGTTGAAGCCTCATCTTCTTATCCAGACATCAAAAAAAAGAAACAGAAATTGAATGAACTGTACAGCGTTTGGAATAAAGCTGTCTCGCATGGGTTAGCTGTACAGGATCAACCTGTTGCTAAGTTTGAAGATTTTGATTTGTTATCTAATGACCAATTCTACATAACTTGGTATCAAAATGCAGATTGTAAACATTCTGATGAGTTGCAAGCAATTAAAGAGTTTATCGATGATGAAATACACTTCTTACCTGAAGATAATATCCAAAAAAATAAATGGGTATTAATGTGGAGAATAACTAACACTGACACAGCTGACAAGCGAACCAACCCTCGATGGCTGTATATACATGAATTATTCAAAGGTGGTATCACCGAATCAAACTATAAATACACGACAGCAGCTATTCAGCGTAATGATCTTGAGAAACCATCAGAGCCATTTGAGTTGACTAAGGATGTCATTAACGCGCTAAAAGAAGCAGTAGAAAAAAAATCAAATAGAGATTACTTCGTGCAAGGTGATCTATACGAGACAAAAAAGGCACAAGAAAAACTAGGTCAGCTCGTTACAGACATGAAGAACATTATTGGCAAACAAACCCTTTAA
- a CDS encoding macro domain-containing protein, translating into MTPEIVYGDILKQDVEVIVNAWNRNIIPWWLLLPQGVSGAIKKKGGYAPFKELAKFGPIPLGEARRTSAGTLPFQAIIHVAGINIFWVATQYSVSNAVKNAMNIVKKEGYRSVAFPLIGAGSGNRNQEWSLGLMLETFKQIETPARVAIVRYRKNT; encoded by the coding sequence ATGACCCCAGAAATAGTCTACGGAGATATCCTCAAACAAGACGTAGAGGTCATCGTCAATGCCTGGAACAGGAATATCATTCCCTGGTGGTTACTCCTGCCTCAGGGCGTCTCAGGAGCAATAAAAAAGAAGGGCGGTTACGCCCCCTTCAAAGAACTCGCCAAGTTTGGCCCGATCCCTTTAGGCGAAGCAAGACGAACATCAGCAGGTACCCTGCCCTTTCAGGCTATTATCCATGTGGCAGGAATCAACATATTCTGGGTGGCAACACAATATTCGGTTAGCAACGCCGTCAAGAATGCAATGAATATCGTGAAGAAAGAAGGCTACCGAAGCGTCGCCTTTCCTCTTATTGGAGCTGGGTCAGGGAATAGAAACCAAGAGTGGTCATTGGGTTTAATGCTTGAAACGTTCAAGCAGATTGAGACACCGGCCAGGGTAGCAATAGTACGATACAGAAAAAACACCTGA
- a CDS encoding MFS transporter, with product MSVVCGVIKDNQVAISCDTQANCGSLILSAAHRINSTKLLKVNGSIIGIVGWSAVSDMIEHLIISNEKLFQFADRMEIFSSLLRLHQEMKENYYLETNEEDDQPVESNQLSAIIINKNGLFSTASYREVNQYRTYWAIGAGNQLALGAMHALYDKPFTAKEIAEAGVLAAVEFEESCGLPLQTEVLNLTNNSMKLTWGHK from the coding sequence ATGTCTGTTGTATGTGGAGTCATAAAAGATAATCAAGTAGCAATATCATGCGATACACAAGCAAATTGCGGATCGTTAATTCTATCAGCAGCGCATCGTATCAATTCAACAAAATTATTGAAAGTAAACGGGAGTATTATTGGTATAGTTGGTTGGAGTGCAGTGTCAGATATGATTGAACATTTAATCATTAGCAATGAAAAATTATTTCAGTTTGCTGATCGTATGGAAATTTTTTCTTCTCTTCTACGCCTTCACCAGGAAATGAAAGAAAATTATTATTTAGAGACAAATGAAGAAGATGACCAACCCGTAGAATCAAACCAACTGAGCGCGATAATAATCAATAAAAATGGACTATTTAGCACCGCAAGCTATAGAGAGGTCAACCAATATAGGACATATTGGGCAATTGGCGCCGGAAATCAGCTCGCTTTAGGAGCAATGCATGCGTTATATGATAAACCGTTTACAGCCAAAGAAATTGCTGAGGCAGGCGTTCTGGCAGCTGTCGAGTTTGAAGAATCATGTGGCCTGCCGCTCCAAACTGAAGTACTCAACCTGACCAACAACTCTATGAAATTAACCTGGGGACACAAATGA
- a CDS encoding site-2 protease family protein has protein sequence MNFVEPLVWYIAFLFSATVHEAAHAWTAKMGGDLTAYEGGQVSLDPIPHIKREPIGMTVLPIITSIITGWPFGYASAPYNPYWASRYPHKAAWMALAGPASNLAIVLLCMATAWIGILLGFFQVPMHVRYTSIVAAGSTDLSGSVAFILSILFTLNLVMTILNLIPLPPLDGSAAITLFMSEEQARNVQEMLNNSPFRFLGLFIAWKIFDPVFNALFVLIMNIMYPGSYS, from the coding sequence ATGAACTTTGTCGAACCATTAGTGTGGTATATAGCCTTTCTCTTCTCCGCAACAGTACACGAGGCTGCGCATGCCTGGACAGCAAAAATGGGTGGTGACTTAACGGCCTATGAAGGCGGACAGGTTTCTCTTGATCCGATACCACATATTAAAAGAGAGCCAATAGGCATGACAGTACTCCCTATTATCACCTCAATTATCACAGGTTGGCCCTTTGGCTATGCCAGTGCGCCATATAATCCATATTGGGCCTCTCGCTATCCACATAAAGCCGCATGGATGGCTTTAGCTGGTCCAGCTTCAAACCTCGCGATTGTCCTCCTCTGCATGGCTACGGCATGGATCGGCATCCTGCTCGGTTTCTTTCAAGTACCAATGCATGTGCGCTATACCAGCATTGTTGCTGCTGGCTCAACAGACCTCTCCGGCTCAGTGGCATTTATTCTCAGCATCTTATTCACACTCAATTTGGTCATGACAATTTTAAACCTGATCCCACTCCCACCACTAGATGGCAGCGCGGCTATTACGCTTTTTATGAGCGAAGAACAGGCAAGAAATGTTCAGGAAATGCTCAACAACTCACCTTTTCGCTTTCTCGGTTTATTCATAGCTTGGAAAATTTTCGATCCAGTTTTTAATGCTCTTTTCGTTCTCATAATGAACATAATGTACCCAGGTTCGTATTCATAA
- a CDS encoding DUF808 domain-containing protein, which translates to MPSGIFAILDDIAMLLDDASAMSKIAAKKTAGILGDDLAVNAEKATGFHASRELPVIWAITKGSLLNKVIILPIALVLSTYMDWLIVPILLLGGAYLCFEGAEKIYEWLVHRFFHKAHEEGGHPSGSKKLTEKEKIRSAIRTDFILSIEIIVITLESVIDQKMLIQLLVVSFVALLATVGVYGLVALLVKLDDMGFYLVQYAQSMTGSMARILAKTGKILIASLPKIIRFLEFVGTVAMLLVGGGMYVHNIHVVHDGLHFMPEMLASFLAGLIVGFLVLFVLHFAPKIMKK; encoded by the coding sequence ATGCCAAGCGGTATTTTTGCAATTTTAGACGACATAGCCATGCTGCTGGACGATGCCTCTGCCATGAGCAAGATAGCAGCAAAGAAGACAGCTGGCATCCTGGGCGATGATTTGGCCGTTAATGCGGAAAAAGCAACCGGCTTTCATGCCTCACGGGAACTCCCGGTCATCTGGGCCATCACCAAGGGCTCCCTACTCAATAAAGTCATCATCCTGCCCATAGCTCTTGTCCTGAGCACCTATATGGATTGGCTCATCGTCCCTATCCTCCTGCTGGGTGGCGCTTATCTCTGCTTTGAGGGAGCGGAAAAAATTTACGAGTGGCTGGTTCATCGTTTTTTTCACAAAGCGCATGAAGAAGGGGGACACCCGAGTGGCTCTAAAAAACTCACGGAAAAAGAAAAAATACGCTCCGCCATCAGGACCGACTTCATTCTTTCCATAGAAATCATCGTTATCACCCTGGAATCAGTCATTGATCAAAAAATGCTCATACAGCTTCTGGTCGTCAGTTTTGTGGCATTATTAGCCACAGTGGGGGTCTATGGTCTTGTTGCTTTGTTGGTTAAGCTTGACGACATGGGCTTTTATCTGGTTCAGTATGCTCAGTCAATGACTGGATCAATGGCCAGGATACTGGCCAAGACTGGTAAGATCCTCATTGCCTCATTGCCTAAAATCATCAGGTTCCTCGAATTTGTGGGCACGGTTGCTATGCTCCTTGTCGGCGGAGGCATGTATGTACATAATATTCATGTGGTTCATGACGGACTCCATTTCATGCCTGAAATGCTTGCCAGCTTTCTTGCAGGCCTGATCGTTGGCTTTCTTGTCCTGTTCGTCCTCCACTTTGCTCCAAAAATAATGAAAAAATGA
- a CDS encoding DUF2304 domain-containing protein — protein MKIHLYQVIVVAISSVMLYLGIKEFINRETGQTLLKLFVRLAVWGGMGLIAIYPDFTLIIARVMGVVDNFNAVVLMGFLMVFLMLFKLLSAIEKIEQNVSEITRKEALHAAHNRIEELRKEIKAQKKNEENE, from the coding sequence ATGAAAATACACCTTTATCAGGTTATTGTTGTTGCTATTTCCTCAGTCATGCTCTATCTGGGCATCAAGGAATTTATAAATAGGGAAACTGGCCAGACCCTTCTCAAACTTTTCGTTCGCCTGGCTGTTTGGGGAGGCATGGGATTAATTGCTATCTATCCTGACTTCACCCTGATTATCGCCAGAGTTATGGGGGTGGTTGATAATTTTAATGCAGTTGTTCTCATGGGTTTCCTGATGGTTTTTCTGATGCTGTTTAAGCTCTTATCAGCCATTGAAAAAATAGAGCAGAATGTCTCTGAAATTACGCGCAAAGAGGCCCTGCACGCAGCGCATAATCGTATAGAAGAACTCCGCAAGGAGATTAAGGCGCAGAAAAAAAACGAGGAGAATGAATGA
- a CDS encoding desulfoferrodoxin family protein — MIDRREFLKTSAVAASALAITSGSKVFAAEAGGSCHAGIVYTKDSQGQWEGKAGSHAPEVTVEKGKVSIVTVHPMTEPHFIVRHTLVLADGKVIGMKTFTAADKPESSFTLPEGYTGKAYATSFCNLHDLWVTEFTV; from the coding sequence ATGATTGATCGAAGAGAGTTCCTGAAAACCAGTGCTGTTGCAGCTTCTGCCCTTGCTATTACCTCAGGCTCCAAAGTATTTGCCGCCGAGGCAGGCGGGTCCTGCCATGCGGGCATCGTGTACACAAAAGACAGCCAGGGGCAATGGGAAGGCAAGGCAGGTAGCCATGCCCCGGAGGTCACAGTGGAAAAAGGCAAGGTCTCCATCGTCACTGTGCATCCCATGACCGAGCCCCATTTCATTGTCCGGCACACGCTCGTCCTTGCAGATGGCAAGGTTATCGGCATGAAGACCTTCACTGCTGCGGACAAGCCGGAGTCAAGCTTTACCCTGCCGGAAGGCTACACAGGGAAAGCTTACGCTACCAGCTTCTGTAACCTGCATGACTTATGGGTAACCGAATTCACGGTCTGA